Genomic window (Ruficoccus amylovorans):
TGGCGTGACCTCCTAGAATCGTACCATTGCGTTTGAGACCCTGGCGGGTAGAACCCGACCAGAAGTATGAAACGAAAGAGATACACCGAAGAGCAAATCGTGGCGCTCCTGCGCGAGGCAGACGAAGGCCGCAGCGTGGACGATGTTTGCCGCGAGCACAATGTGAGCAAAGCGAGCTTCCATCGTTGGAAGAGCAAGTACGGACAGATGGAGCTGCGCGATGTGAAGCGTCTGAAGGAGCTTGAGCGCGAGAACGCCGAGCTGAAGAAACTGGTGGCCGACCAGCTTTTGAACATCAAAGTACTGGAGCAGGTAAACGCAAAAAAATGGTAAGCCCGGGGCACAAGCGCGAAGCGGTGCGCGAGGTGGCCGAGTCGGGAACGTGCTCGTTACGGGCCGCCTGTCGGTATCTTCGTCTGCACTGGTCGAGCTTCTGCTACCGGGCTAAAACCGCCACCGACAAGATGGTTCGCCTCGTGCGTGCGATCATCGCGGTGAGCCGGACCAACCCGCGCTACGGTTATCGTCGCGTACGAGCGCTGCTGGCCAACGAAGGCTGGCAGGTCAGCCGCAAGCTGGTACAAAAGGTACGCCGGGCTGAAGGGCTGGGCGTGAAGCCGCCGCGCCCCCGGCAACGGCGTCAGGGCAAGTCCACCGGCAAGATCCCGACCGCGGCGACGCATCCGCGGCACGTGTGGAGTTGGGACTTCGTGGCGGATCGCACCGACAATGGAGCGCCTCTGCGGGTGCTCAGTCTGATCGACGAGTTTACCCGCCAGTGCATCAGCCTGACGGTGGCTCGCGGGCTGAAGTCAGCCGACATCGTCGCGGCCTTGGACAAAGCCATCGCCAAGCACGGTGCTCCCGAGCACATCCGTTCCGACAACGGGCCGGAGTTTATCGCTACGGCGACCAAGGACTACCTGGAATCCAAACGCATCAAAACCCTCTACATCGAGCCGGGCTCGCCCTGGCAAAACCCTCACGTGGA
Coding sequences:
- a CDS encoding transposase, which codes for MKRKRYTEEQIVALLREADEGRSVDDVCREHNVSKASFHRWKSKYGQMELRDVKRLKELERENAELKKLVADQLLNIKVLEQVNAKKW
- a CDS encoding IS3 family transposase, whose product is MVSPGHKREAVREVAESGTCSLRAACRYLRLHWSSFCYRAKTATDKMVRLVRAIIAVSRTNPRYGYRRVRALLANEGWQVSRKLVQKVRRAEGLGVKPPRPRQRRQGKSTGKIPTAATHPRHVWSWDFVADRTDNGAPLRVLSLIDEFTRQCISLTVARGLKSADIVAALDKAIAKHGAPEHIRSDNGPEFIATATKDYLESKRIKTLYIEPGSPWQNPHVESFHNRLQDECLKQEWFLSLTEARVVIENWRRKYNSQHPHSRLGFISPDAFAKLWHQTKAVLGSVRPTGSLHQALPQTITQPT